A part of Bacillus thuringiensis genomic DNA contains:
- a CDS encoding GNAT family N-acetyltransferase, translating into MIREIKIEDAAPFLQLSKQLDEETKFMLYEPGERKFTVEQQEQMIHRFIENEYAIIFVAVEEERIVGFILVNGNHIQRKRHVAGIVIGILQEYSGRGIGTRLFKEVEKWAKLHDVWRLELTVMAHNTRAQALYKKAGFEKEGVKRAALIIDGENIDEYEMAKLLK; encoded by the coding sequence GTGATTAGGGAGATCAAAATAGAAGATGCAGCACCATTTTTGCAATTAAGTAAGCAACTAGATGAAGAAACGAAATTTATGTTATATGAACCAGGAGAAAGAAAATTTACAGTCGAGCAACAAGAACAAATGATTCATCGCTTTATAGAAAATGAATATGCAATAATATTTGTAGCAGTGGAAGAAGAGAGAATAGTAGGGTTTATTTTAGTGAATGGAAATCATATTCAAAGAAAAAGGCATGTAGCAGGTATTGTAATTGGTATTCTGCAAGAATATAGCGGGCGAGGTATTGGGACGAGATTGTTTAAAGAGGTTGAGAAGTGGGCAAAATTACATGATGTATGGCGTTTAGAATTAACGGTAATGGCCCACAATACAAGAGCTCAGGCACTATATAAAAAAGCTGGATTTGAGAAAGAAGGTGTCAAAAGAGCTGCTCTTATTATCGATGGAGAGAACATCGATGAGTATGAAATGGCCAAATTATTAAAATAA
- a CDS encoding M15 family metallopeptidase, whose protein sequence is MKKRWILLGIVAMILIVGVAGINYKMYKDKQAREVNVNNIFPKAKETIANMDGDIAVISNPNSMLVLVNKSRRLPDGYRPPDLVVPKVRYSSEGDQEKKKMRKEAAGALEEMFQQADKGRIFLFAVSGFRSFDRQKALNTMYKKQDGEAKTAMSSAVPGTSEHQTGLAMDITSQSAKFQLETIFGETKEGQWLSENAHKFGFVIRYTKEKESLTGYRYEPWHVRYVGNPQATYLYENQLTLEEVTE, encoded by the coding sequence ATGAAAAAAAGATGGATACTACTTGGTATCGTAGCGATGATACTCATTGTTGGAGTAGCGGGAATCAATTATAAAATGTATAAGGATAAGCAGGCGCGCGAGGTAAATGTAAATAACATATTTCCGAAAGCGAAAGAAACGATTGCGAATATGGATGGAGATATTGCGGTAATTAGTAATCCAAATTCGATGCTTGTGCTTGTGAATAAAAGTAGGCGTTTACCAGATGGGTATAGACCGCCAGATTTAGTTGTTCCGAAAGTACGTTACTCAAGTGAAGGTGATCAAGAAAAGAAAAAAATGAGGAAAGAGGCAGCTGGGGCGCTGGAGGAAATGTTCCAACAAGCTGATAAGGGGCGTATTTTTTTATTTGCAGTCTCTGGATTTAGATCTTTTGATCGACAAAAAGCATTAAATACGATGTATAAAAAACAAGATGGAGAAGCAAAAACAGCAATGTCGAGTGCAGTTCCTGGTACGAGTGAACACCAAACGGGGCTTGCTATGGATATTACATCGCAATCTGCTAAGTTTCAATTAGAGACAATTTTTGGCGAAACGAAAGAAGGGCAGTGGCTTTCTGAAAATGCTCATAAATTTGGTTTTGTCATTCGATATACGAAAGAGAAAGAATCGCTTACGGGTTATCGATATGAACCATGGCATGTGAGGTATGTGGGGAATCCACAAGCTACATATTTATATGAAAATCAACTGACACTTGAAGAAGTAACAGAGTGA
- a CDS encoding NUDIX hydrolase produces MTVLYKKKVHAYVTREKEGVMQLLVFKHRDIPEAGIQIPGGTVDEGETLEAALLREVQEESGLRHLCIERFLSDYIILVKDKKEYQKRHFFHVTLLTDVKDDWEHIVSAGEEDQGLVFCYEWIDIAKCPELAGKQGEFLHLLDEVYVK; encoded by the coding sequence ATGACGGTGTTATATAAGAAAAAAGTACACGCATATGTAACAAGAGAAAAAGAAGGAGTTATGCAACTGCTCGTTTTTAAACATCGTGATATACCTGAAGCTGGTATACAAATACCAGGGGGAACAGTTGACGAAGGGGAAACGTTAGAAGCAGCACTTTTACGTGAAGTACAAGAAGAATCCGGATTACGCCATTTATGCATAGAAAGATTCCTATCCGATTACATCATACTTGTGAAAGACAAAAAAGAATATCAAAAGCGTCATTTCTTCCATGTAACGTTACTAACAGATGTAAAAGATGATTGGGAACATATTGTAAGTGCCGGTGAGGAAGATCAGGGCTTAGTGTTTTGCTACGAATGGATTGATATTGCAAAATGCCCTGAATTAGCCGGGAAACAGGGTGAGTTTTTACATTTGTTAGATGAGGTATATGTAAAGTAA
- a CDS encoding amidase family protein — protein sequence MEIQFNARLQKELNIHDIQAAMEAGQLTSKELVMYYFHRIAKYDQDGPKINSILEVNPDAIFIAEALDYERKIKGIRGPLHGIPVLLKDNIETNDSMHTSAGTIALEQNISSEDAFLVTKLREAGAVIIGKTNMTELANAMSFDMWAGYSARGGQTINPYSTGEDDMFVGGSSTGSAIAVAANFTVVSVGTETDASILSPAVQNSVVGIKPTVGLISRRGIIPFTYSQDTAGPFARTVTDASILLGSLTGLDEKDVATYKSEGIAEHDYTKYLDVNGLHGAKIGVYSNAPKDYYESGEYDEKLLQETIEVLRSEGATVVENIDIPSFHREWSWGVPLYELKHSLDNYLSKLPSTIPVHSISELMEFNENIAERALKYGQTKLEGRKGFPNTLRNPEYLNARLEDIYFSQEQGIDFTLKKYNLDAILFPSYIGSTICAKAGYPSIAIPAGYMDNGRPFGITLASTAFSEGTLIKLAYAFEQATKHRKIPNLS from the coding sequence GTGGAGATTCAGTTTAATGCACGATTACAAAAAGAATTAAATATTCATGATATACAAGCGGCGATGGAAGCTGGGCAATTAACTTCAAAAGAATTAGTTATGTATTACTTCCATAGAATCGCAAAATATGATCAAGATGGACCAAAAATTAATTCTATTCTAGAAGTCAATCCAGATGCTATCTTTATTGCAGAAGCATTAGATTATGAAAGAAAGATAAAAGGTATAAGAGGTCCATTACATGGTATACCTGTGTTACTTAAGGACAATATTGAAACGAATGATTCCATGCATACAAGTGCAGGTACGATTGCTCTAGAACAAAATATTAGTAGTGAGGATGCATTTCTTGTTACGAAACTGAGAGAAGCAGGAGCAGTGATAATAGGGAAAACAAATATGACAGAATTAGCAAATGCAATGTCATTTGACATGTGGGCTGGATATAGTGCAAGAGGTGGGCAAACAATAAACCCTTACAGTACAGGTGAGGATGATATGTTTGTTGGTGGCTCAAGTACAGGATCTGCGATAGCAGTTGCTGCTAATTTTACAGTAGTATCTGTTGGGACAGAAACGGATGCTTCTATTTTAAGTCCAGCTGTTCAAAACTCTGTAGTCGGTATTAAACCGACTGTTGGTCTAATTAGTCGTAGAGGCATTATTCCGTTTACGTATTCACAAGATACAGCGGGTCCATTTGCTAGAACAGTAACAGATGCTTCTATTTTACTCGGGAGTTTAACTGGGTTAGACGAGAAAGATGTAGCTACTTATAAAAGTGAAGGTATAGCAGAACATGATTATACAAAATATCTTGATGTTAATGGCTTACATGGAGCAAAGATTGGTGTATATAGTAATGCGCCAAAAGATTATTATGAATCTGGTGAGTATGATGAAAAATTGCTTCAGGAAACAATTGAAGTATTGCGTAGTGAGGGAGCGACAGTAGTAGAAAATATTGATATTCCGTCTTTTCATAGAGAATGGAGCTGGGGAGTACCGCTTTATGAACTAAAGCATAGTTTAGATAACTATCTTTCTAAATTACCTTCTACGATTCCAGTGCACTCTATTTCGGAGTTAATGGAGTTTAACGAGAACATAGCAGAAAGAGCTTTGAAATATGGGCAAACTAAGTTAGAAGGAAGAAAAGGTTTTCCTAATACGTTAAGAAATCCTGAATATTTAAATGCAAGATTAGAAGATATATATTTTTCGCAAGAACAAGGCATTGACTTCACACTGAAAAAATATAATCTTGATGCGATTCTATTCCCTTCCTATATCGGCTCCACTATATGTGCGAAGGCAGGTTATCCATCTATAGCGATACCAGCAGGATATATGGATAACGGGAGACCGTTTGGAATTACTCTTGCAAGTACTGCTTTTTCTGAGGGGACCTTGATTAAACTAGCATACGCTTTTGAACAAGCGACAAAGCATAGAAAAATTCCCAATTTGTCATAA
- a CDS encoding MFS transporter, with translation MQSRSLNYYLGAKICITLADIVYIMIITTHMYITTKSATLTALFPLVQVITNLIANTSAPLIMNRFSSYSLLFTLQWTKTALLFLLMILFPSLSTNIVALFIFIFFISLCSGWSAPLLYGILPRLTRKEQLVKVNSIFSFSTQIAQAAAYSFTSVIVLLIGATSTLMMNNILMIFGCFALYLALRSIHTERVIEPSSSKGAALLEGWKLLFQNPSLRTVTCMDLIETFAGTIWIGAITMAYVTTILHKGEEWWGYINTSYYVGTLIGGILAWKMSTYIQNNLIRSMAIGSLTFSILTFLYGMTSSGFIALFLCVLMGPCYQIRDISQTTVLQSSVPPTLLSKMYTAHGALLSTASGLSMLSVGIITDLFGVRTIYILASILILCSACLSFNLFKYDKTEQKDISL, from the coding sequence TTGCAAAGTCGTTCATTAAATTACTATTTAGGAGCGAAAATATGCATTACTCTCGCTGATATCGTATACATCATGATTATTACAACTCATATGTATATCACAACGAAATCAGCTACATTAACTGCTCTTTTTCCATTAGTACAAGTCATAACTAATCTTATAGCAAATACATCTGCACCACTTATAATGAATCGTTTTTCATCTTATTCATTACTTTTCACACTACAATGGACAAAAACTGCTCTATTATTTTTATTAATGATATTATTCCCATCCCTGTCCACAAACATTGTAGCACTATTCATTTTCATTTTTTTCATTTCATTATGTAGCGGTTGGAGCGCGCCATTATTATACGGTATCCTTCCTCGCCTTACACGAAAAGAACAATTAGTAAAAGTAAATAGTATTTTTTCTTTTTCCACACAAATTGCGCAAGCCGCTGCTTATTCATTTACAAGTGTTATAGTTCTTCTTATCGGTGCTACTTCTACACTCATGATGAATAACATTTTGATGATTTTTGGATGTTTTGCACTATACCTTGCATTACGTTCCATACATACTGAACGAGTAATAGAGCCTTCTTCTTCAAAAGGTGCTGCTTTATTGGAAGGTTGGAAACTCTTATTTCAGAACCCTTCTCTCCGCACTGTTACATGTATGGACTTAATTGAAACTTTCGCAGGGACAATATGGATCGGCGCTATTACAATGGCTTATGTAACAACTATCCTTCATAAAGGAGAAGAATGGTGGGGATACATTAACACAAGTTATTATGTAGGGACGTTAATTGGCGGGATATTAGCGTGGAAAATGAGTACATACATTCAAAATAATTTAATACGCTCCATGGCAATAGGCTCTCTTACGTTTAGTATTCTTACATTTTTATATGGTATGACAAGTAGCGGGTTTATTGCGCTTTTTCTATGCGTTCTAATGGGGCCATGTTATCAAATTAGAGATATTTCTCAAACAACAGTGTTACAATCTAGTGTTCCCCCTACTTTATTATCAAAAATGTATACAGCTCATGGTGCACTCCTCTCGACAGCTTCTGGTCTTTCTATGCTTAGCGTTGGAATTATTACCGACCTGTTCGGTGTTCGTACGATTTATATTCTCGCTTCTATCCTTATATTGTGCTCTGCTTGTTTATCATTTAACTTATTTAAATATGATAAGACAGAGCAAAAAGATATTTCACTTTAA
- a CDS encoding NfeD family protein, translated as MAAWVIWFIIAGILFIAEMLSITFYMLWLGIGAVVGGLIALFAPEALLLQVVVGAIVSLTLTFFTKRISKNFREAKGFTDTVDMLVGKKGIIMQAITNEANGIVKVDGDTWTAIADNPIDAGEKVIVIKRNSTILQVKKESE; from the coding sequence ATGGCTGCTTGGGTAATTTGGTTTATAATAGCTGGTATTTTATTTATCGCAGAAATGTTGTCGATTACGTTTTACATGCTTTGGCTTGGAATTGGAGCTGTTGTCGGAGGTCTTATTGCTTTATTTGCTCCTGAAGCACTACTGTTACAAGTTGTTGTTGGTGCGATTGTAAGTTTAACATTGACGTTCTTTACGAAAAGAATTTCAAAAAACTTTCGAGAAGCAAAAGGTTTTACTGATACAGTAGATATGCTAGTCGGTAAAAAAGGGATCATTATGCAAGCGATTACAAATGAAGCGAATGGCATTGTGAAGGTGGATGGAGATACTTGGACAGCTATTGCGGATAATCCAATTGATGCTGGAGAAAAAGTTATTGTTATAAAGAGAAATAGTACTATATTACAAGTAAAAAAGGAGAGTGAATAA
- a CDS encoding SPFH domain-containing protein, with protein sequence MVVGLTLTIILALIVVTFIALTIKIIPQQKVGVVERFGKFQRIMEPGLNILIPIVDRVRVYHDLRIQQTNVPPQKVITKDNVQVEIDTIIFYQIVEPELATYGISNYEYGVRNITSATMRQIIGKMELDETLSGREKISTEIRLALDEATEKWGVRIERVEVVDINPPKDVQASMEKQMKAERNKRAIILEAEAAKQDKVLRAEGEKQSKILMAEGDKEARIREAEGIKEAKELEAQGEARAIEEIAKAEQNRIELLRAADLDERVLAYKSFESLIEVAKGPANKVFIPSNAIETLGTLGAIGEIFKEKQAKRLPSSDTPKEQ encoded by the coding sequence ATGGTAGTAGGATTGACATTAACCATTATTTTAGCACTAATTGTTGTGACATTTATCGCATTAACAATTAAAATTATTCCACAGCAAAAAGTTGGAGTTGTTGAAAGATTTGGTAAGTTCCAGCGTATTATGGAGCCAGGATTAAATATTTTAATCCCAATTGTAGACCGCGTTCGCGTATATCACGACTTACGTATTCAGCAAACGAATGTACCACCGCAGAAGGTAATTACGAAAGATAATGTACAAGTAGAAATTGATACAATTATTTTCTATCAAATTGTGGAACCAGAACTTGCGACATATGGTATTTCGAACTATGAATATGGTGTTCGTAACATTACTTCTGCAACGATGCGTCAAATCATCGGTAAAATGGAACTGGATGAAACGTTATCTGGTCGTGAAAAAATTTCAACAGAAATTCGCTTAGCACTTGATGAAGCAACAGAAAAATGGGGCGTTCGTATTGAACGTGTTGAAGTTGTTGATATTAATCCGCCAAAAGATGTGCAAGCATCAATGGAAAAACAAATGAAAGCAGAACGTAATAAACGTGCGATCATTTTAGAAGCTGAAGCTGCAAAACAAGATAAAGTCCTTCGTGCTGAAGGGGAAAAGCAAAGTAAAATCTTAATGGCTGAAGGGGATAAAGAAGCACGTATTCGAGAAGCTGAAGGTATAAAAGAAGCAAAGGAACTAGAAGCGCAAGGGGAAGCAAGAGCGATTGAGGAAATTGCAAAAGCAGAACAAAATCGAATTGAATTACTTCGTGCAGCAGATTTAGATGAACGCGTACTTGCTTATAAATCATTTGAATCATTGATTGAGGTTGCGAAAGGACCAGCAAATAAAGTCTTTATTCCGTCTAATGCAATTGAAACACTTGGTACTCTCGGGGCAATTGGAGAAATCTTTAAAGAAAAACAGGCGAAGAGATTACCTTCTTCAGATACACCAAAAGAACAATAA
- a CDS encoding histidine phosphatase family protein, with translation MQILLIRHGESEADILNVHEGRADFELTEKGRRQVQRLVQKVKADFPPDFIWASTLKRARETGETLAEGIGCPIQLEEELMEFNNGVQAGLSFEEAKKYPEPKFLHDRFENGESFIEFRMRIEGIFSKIVTENTYDRIAIVAHGGVINSLLRAFFKMPISMDYYFKMGDTGISLIEIDGEQKTVHFINDTNHLDGM, from the coding sequence GTGCAAATACTACTAATACGCCACGGAGAATCAGAAGCTGATATCTTAAACGTACATGAAGGACGAGCTGACTTTGAATTAACAGAAAAAGGAAGACGACAAGTGCAAAGGCTTGTACAGAAAGTGAAAGCAGATTTTCCGCCAGATTTCATTTGGGCAAGTACATTAAAGCGTGCTCGTGAAACTGGTGAAACGTTAGCTGAAGGAATTGGATGCCCAATTCAACTAGAAGAGGAATTAATGGAGTTTAATAACGGAGTGCAAGCAGGTTTATCTTTTGAAGAAGCAAAGAAATATCCAGAGCCAAAGTTTCTTCATGATCGTTTTGAAAACGGGGAATCATTTATTGAATTTAGAATGAGAATAGAAGGGATTTTTTCTAAAATCGTGACAGAGAATACATATGACCGAATTGCAATCGTTGCACACGGTGGTGTAATAAATAGTCTATTACGTGCGTTTTTCAAAATGCCAATTTCAATGGATTATTATTTTAAAATGGGAGATACCGGAATAAGTTTAATTGAAATTGATGGGGAACAAAAAACGGTACATTTCATTAATGATACGAATCATTTAGACGGGATGTAA
- a CDS encoding Cof-type HAD-IIB family hydrolase yields the protein MYKVVFFDVDGTLLSEIDRSMHESTKEAIQRLIDKGIHVVVTTGRPYSLCSQFKELGIHTIISANGAHIKCGETVIHKSVLSSEIVHDISEFAELHGHGVSYFTEGFTMNGIASDNERVMQALSETLNLGEYPEKSKDLSEEIYCLCLYADEIESQKFIEKYPMLTFDRFHGYVINVLEDNKVSKLTAIQKVLDHLNICKSEAIAFGDGGNDIEMLRYVGLGIAMGNGGEELKTRADFVTKKSSEGGISFALKEFRII from the coding sequence ATGTACAAAGTAGTGTTTTTTGATGTCGACGGTACTCTTTTAAGCGAGATTGATAGAAGTATGCACGAAAGTACAAAAGAAGCGATACAAAGATTAATAGATAAAGGGATTCATGTAGTTGTTACAACAGGGAGACCATATAGCTTATGCTCGCAATTTAAAGAGCTGGGCATACATACAATTATTTCTGCAAATGGTGCGCATATCAAGTGTGGAGAAACAGTTATACATAAATCGGTTCTTTCAAGTGAAATCGTTCATGATATCTCAGAGTTTGCTGAATTACATGGTCACGGCGTTTCTTATTTTACTGAGGGTTTTACAATGAACGGAATAGCCTCAGATAATGAGCGTGTAATGCAAGCGCTTAGCGAGACGTTAAATTTAGGAGAGTACCCTGAAAAAAGCAAGGATTTGTCTGAAGAGATCTATTGTTTATGTCTGTATGCGGATGAAATAGAATCTCAAAAATTTATTGAAAAATACCCAATGCTTACATTCGACCGTTTTCATGGTTATGTCATAAATGTATTGGAAGATAATAAAGTATCGAAGCTCACCGCAATTCAAAAAGTATTGGATCACTTAAACATTTGTAAATCAGAAGCAATTGCTTTTGGTGATGGTGGAAACGATATTGAGATGTTGCGATATGTAGGATTAGGAATTGCGATGGGGAATGGCGGAGAAGAGTTAAAAACAAGAGCGGATTTCGTTACAAAGAAATCAAGTGAAGGTGGTATTTCTTTTGCTTTAAAGGAGTTTCGGATAATTTAA
- a CDS encoding MarR family winged helix-turn-helix transcriptional regulator, whose protein sequence is MNSKNDSLPLGIGPYAELINKTASADTDPIAAKLGLLMLWTSDNVLDAVDVDLAPLGISESKLDFLLLFILREMESNGEEVNMSPSDIASRLGITRASVTGLLDWMEKRELIVRFHHSEDRRRLKVKITPKGKELVTHSLPTFWLSCASLVDDFNQEERQILEKLLNKMQVNMQVKLGEGR, encoded by the coding sequence ATGAATTCAAAAAATGATTCGCTTCCTTTAGGGATTGGGCCGTATGCAGAGCTAATAAATAAGACGGCATCAGCGGATACGGATCCAATCGCAGCAAAACTTGGTTTGTTAATGTTATGGACATCTGATAATGTTCTTGATGCGGTTGATGTAGATTTAGCTCCGCTTGGTATATCGGAAAGTAAATTAGATTTTTTACTGTTGTTTATTTTGCGTGAAATGGAATCAAATGGGGAAGAAGTGAACATGAGTCCTTCGGATATTGCGAGTCGATTAGGGATAACACGTGCTTCTGTCACTGGCTTATTAGATTGGATGGAAAAACGAGAGTTAATCGTAAGATTCCATCATTCTGAGGATCGAAGAAGATTAAAAGTGAAAATTACTCCGAAAGGAAAAGAGCTAGTTACGCACTCTTTACCAACTTTTTGGTTATCTTGCGCTTCGTTAGTTGACGACTTTAATCAAGAAGAGCGTCAAATTTTAGAGAAGCTATTAAATAAAATGCAAGTAAATATGCAGGTGAAATTAGGAGAAGGTAGGTAA
- a CDS encoding MFS transporter: protein MEIGKEINSEKNYTIMTVVLCWSGMVVMSSLYVTIPLIALFSEFFNVSLAQSAATGSIFSVGFAIGCLLFGAISDKYGRKKVIFIGLLALSIISFSLGFVDSILWLVIFRGLQGIAAATFSPVALAYVVEMFPVEKKVTTIGFVSTGFLVAGIVGQVISTVVSQHFGWHMVFFLLSVVYMITAVWVHFSLPKGGISQSYTDILGPIKQMGKVFTHKSLVLSYMIAFVLLMAFVNMYTVLGNYLSSSTYNLTAEQILYFRLAGLFGMMMSPIAGRLTKRFEVRKVLQGGLLVAIFSLSAMGFVSYLPLLVIMSVCFVIGIAISVPSLVALVGQLGGKARGIAVSIYTFILFLGTSIGPFVSIYLMKIGSYTQTFILLGMLFFIGFIASLFISNERVFDDM from the coding sequence ATGGAAATAGGAAAGGAAATAAATAGTGAAAAGAATTACACAATAATGACCGTTGTATTATGTTGGTCGGGTATGGTAGTTATGTCTAGCTTATATGTAACAATCCCTTTAATTGCACTATTTTCAGAATTTTTTAATGTTTCACTAGCACAATCTGCAGCTACAGGCAGTATATTTTCTGTTGGCTTTGCTATAGGTTGTTTGTTATTTGGAGCAATCTCTGATAAATATGGGCGAAAAAAAGTGATCTTCATTGGATTACTTGCTCTGTCGATTATTTCGTTTTCCTTAGGGTTTGTGGATAGTATATTGTGGCTTGTTATTTTTAGGGGCTTACAGGGTATTGCAGCAGCTACATTTTCTCCGGTAGCGTTAGCTTACGTTGTAGAAATGTTTCCAGTAGAAAAAAAGGTTACAACAATAGGATTTGTTAGTACCGGTTTTTTAGTAGCTGGAATTGTAGGTCAGGTAATAAGTACGGTTGTTAGTCAACATTTTGGATGGCATATGGTGTTCTTTCTTCTTAGCGTTGTCTATATGATTACTGCTGTATGGGTTCATTTTTCTCTTCCGAAAGGGGGAATATCTCAATCCTATACTGATATTTTGGGACCGATTAAACAGATGGGTAAAGTCTTTACACATAAAAGCTTAGTATTGAGCTATATGATTGCGTTTGTTTTATTGATGGCTTTTGTTAATATGTATACTGTTTTAGGGAATTATTTGAGCTCTTCTACTTACAATTTAACTGCAGAACAAATCCTTTATTTTCGCTTAGCGGGGCTATTTGGTATGATGATGTCACCGATTGCGGGTCGTTTAACAAAGAGGTTCGAAGTAAGGAAAGTTCTTCAAGGTGGATTGTTGGTCGCTATTTTTAGTCTAAGTGCAATGGGCTTTGTTTCGTATCTGCCTCTTCTTGTCATAATGAGTGTTTGTTTTGTAATAGGTATTGCTATATCCGTTCCGTCTTTAGTTGCTCTTGTCGGCCAATTGGGAGGGAAAGCAAGGGGAATAGCAGTTTCTATCTATACCTTTATTTTATTTTTAGGTACTAGTATAGGCCCCTTCGTTTCTATTTATCTTATGAAAATAGGAAGTTATACTCAAACATTTATTTTATTAGGAATGTTATTTTTTATTGGATTTATTGCTTCTCTATTTATTAGTAATGAACGTGTATTTGATGATATGTAG
- a CDS encoding DinB family protein: MFVQSALHQLKIAVDTSIQMLNQYNEDSLKIQPIHSKRSVFEMCAHLSLICHADLLILNGSTEKELRTFYLEHTPETIAYMQQTMLEGFNLLSKTFLSYSQEELAEVMTAYWGVSYSRFEWLLEIVAHFYHHRGQIHILLCEHMKDPRIPLFE; the protein is encoded by the coding sequence ATGTTTGTACAATCTGCCTTACATCAACTAAAAATTGCTGTTGACACTTCTATTCAAATGCTTAACCAATATAATGAAGATAGTTTAAAAATACAACCAATTCACTCGAAGCGATCAGTATTTGAAATGTGTGCACATCTTTCTCTTATTTGCCATGCGGATTTACTCATTTTAAATGGTAGTACGGAAAAAGAGTTACGTACCTTTTATTTAGAACATACACCAGAAACAATTGCGTACATGCAACAAACAATGCTTGAAGGGTTCAACCTTCTCTCTAAAACATTTCTTTCCTATTCCCAAGAAGAATTAGCAGAAGTTATGACTGCCTATTGGGGTGTTTCTTATTCTCGATTTGAATGGTTACTTGAAATTGTTGCACACTTTTATCATCATCGTGGACAAATTCATATTTTACTGTGCGAGCATATGAAAGATCCTCGCATTCCTTTATTTGAGTGA
- the alr gene encoding alanine racemase, with protein MSLKYGRDTIVEVNLNAVKHNVKEFKKRVNDENIAMMAAVKANGYGHGAVEVAKAAIEAGINQLAVAFVDEAIELREAGINVPILILGYTSVAAAEEAIQYDVMMTVYRSEDLQGINEIANGLQKKAQIQVKIDTGMSRIGLQEEEVKPFLEKLNRMEYVEIVGIFTHYSTADEIDKSYTNMQTSLFEKAVNAAKELGIHIPYIHSSNSAGSMELSNTFQNMVRVGIGIYGMYPSKEVDHSVVSLQPALSLKSKIAHIKHAKKNRGVSYGNTYVTTGEEWIATVPIGYADGYNRQLSNKGHALINGVRVPVIGRVCMDQLMLDVSKAMPVQVGDEVVFYGKQGEENIAVEEIADMLGTINYEVTCMLDRRIPRVYKENNETTAVVNILRKN; from the coding sequence ATGAGTTTGAAATATGGAAGAGATACAATTGTTGAAGTTAACTTAAATGCAGTAAAACATAATGTAAAAGAATTTAAAAAGCGTGTGAATGATGAAAATATTGCAATGATGGCTGCTGTAAAAGCAAATGGGTATGGCCACGGGGCAGTTGAAGTTGCGAAAGCTGCTATTGAAGCAGGAATAAATCAGCTTGCAGTTGCATTTGTAGATGAAGCGATAGAGTTAAGAGAAGCAGGAATTAACGTGCCGATTTTAATTTTAGGTTATACATCAGTAGCAGCTGCGGAAGAAGCAATTCAATATGACGTTATGATGACTGTTTATAGAAGTGAAGATTTACAAGGTATAAATGAAATCGCAAACGGTCTTCAAAAGAAAGCGCAAATTCAGGTGAAAATTGATACAGGAATGAGTCGTATCGGTTTACAAGAAGAAGAGGTTAAACCATTTTTAGAAAAATTAAACCGTATGGAGTATGTAGAGATAGTAGGAATATTTACGCATTACTCTACGGCAGATGAAATTGATAAATCATATACGAATATGCAAACAAGTTTATTTGAAAAAGCTGTCAATGCAGCAAAAGAATTAGGAATTCATATTCCATATATTCATAGTTCAAATAGTGCCGGGTCAATGGAACTCAGCAATACATTTCAAAATATGGTCCGTGTAGGTATTGGGATTTATGGAATGTATCCTTCAAAAGAGGTAGATCATTCGGTTGTTTCTTTACAGCCTGCGTTGTCATTAAAATCAAAAATAGCTCATATTAAACATGCGAAGAAGAATCGCGGTGTAAGTTATGGGAATACGTATGTAACGACTGGTGAAGAATGGATTGCAACTGTACCAATTGGCTATGCTGATGGCTATAATCGTCAGTTATCTAATAAAGGGCATGCATTAATAAACGGAGTTCGAGTACCTGTTATTGGCCGTGTTTGTATGGATCAGCTCATGTTAGACGTTTCAAAAGCGATGCCAGTACAAGTTGGAGACGAAGTAGTATTCTACGGTAAACAAGGTGAAGAGAACATCGCAGTAGAAGAAATAGCGGATATGTTAGGTACCATTAACTATGAAGTTACATGTATGTTAGACAGAAGAATTCCACGTGTTTATAAAGAAAATAATGAAACGACTGCTGTCGTAAATATATTAAGAAAAAACTGA